The bacterium genome window below encodes:
- a CDS encoding FAD-dependent oxidoreductase, with protein MVCKDELGLPAGAELVIIGAGIVGASTAFWAARAGLSPVVLEARPVAASLTTPASTGAFRLQFDNREETELVRETVDLILNFAEITGQDAAPLAVKQPGYLWATTSEDRAEKQRRLVARQHSWGQADIEVLAGDEARRRFPYLSPEVVSARYRADDGFADPRALTLGLLQASEAPLHLSCRVVSLRELPSGGLDVGTETGHIRAEQVVIAAGPFTAKLAALLGVELPLEVKRRHKVVVPELARVPPDAPMTIDDDTGTHWRPALAGAALLDAAPRGPGRAPVEDIPPSSGMAFRVLDPSSPDAAARISPFWGEAWRRGELSWMVHSGQYVMSPDHRPLIGQAPIGGLWVNSGYSGHGIMCSPAGGRILADLITGRLEDSPFALDRTFVKRSLDQI; from the coding sequence ATGGTGTGCAAGGATGAACTAGGCCTGCCGGCCGGCGCGGAGTTGGTGATCATCGGCGCCGGGATAGTGGGTGCCTCCACGGCGTTCTGGGCTGCCCGGGCCGGGCTGTCGCCGGTGGTGCTGGAAGCCCGGCCGGTTGCCGCCTCGCTCACCACCCCGGCCTCCACCGGAGCCTTCCGGCTGCAGTTCGACAACCGGGAGGAGACCGAGCTGGTGCGGGAGACGGTCGACCTGATCCTGAACTTCGCCGAGATCACCGGCCAGGACGCGGCGCCCCTCGCGGTCAAGCAGCCGGGCTACCTCTGGGCGACCACGTCCGAGGACAGGGCTGAGAAGCAGCGCCGGCTGGTGGCTCGCCAGCACTCCTGGGGCCAGGCCGACATCGAGGTGCTGGCCGGAGACGAGGCCCGGCGCAGGTTCCCCTACCTGAGCCCTGAAGTGGTCAGCGCCCGCTACCGGGCGGATGACGGCTTCGCCGACCCCAGGGCTCTGACCCTCGGGCTGCTACAAGCGTCGGAAGCCCCTCTCCACCTTTCGTGCCGGGTGGTATCCCTCCGGGAACTCCCCTCTGGAGGACTTGACGTGGGTACGGAGACCGGTCACATCCGGGCCGAACAGGTCGTGATCGCCGCCGGGCCCTTCACGGCCAAGCTGGCCGCCCTCCTCGGGGTGGAATTACCGCTGGAGGTAAAGCGCCGCCACAAGGTGGTGGTGCCCGAGTTGGCGCGGGTCCCGCCCGATGCTCCCATGACCATCGATGACGACACCGGCACGCACTGGCGCCCCGCCCTGGCGGGTGCCGCACTGCTGGACGCCGCGCCCCGGGGGCCGGGAAGGGCGCCTGTGGAGGATATCCCTCCCAGCTCAGGCATGGCGTTCCGGGTGCTGGATCCCTCCAGTCCGGACGCCGCCGCCCGGATCAGTCCCTTCTGGGGCGAGGCTTGGAGGAGGGGAGAGCTCTCCTGGATGGTCCACTCCGGGCAGTACGTGATGAGTCCCGACCACCGCCCCCTGATAGGGCAGGCGCCGATCGGCGGGCTGTGGGTCAACAGCGGCTACTCGGGCCACGGCATCATGTGCTCCCCGGCAGGGGGTCGCATCCTGGCCGACCTGATCACCGGGCGACTGGAGGATTCACCCTTCGCCCTCGACCGGACCTTCGTGAAGAGAAGCCTGGACCAGATCTAG
- a CDS encoding SIMPL domain-containing protein (The SIMPL domain is named for its presence in mouse protein SIMPL (signalling molecule that associates with mouse pelle-like kinase). Bacterial member BP26, from Brucella, was shown to assemble into a channel-like structure, while YggE from E. coli has been associated with resistance to oxidative stress.), with amino-acid sequence MREAIRVPGLPRMFRVMLVALIVAAVVGATVLLPSARAGQGEGNGSTMPGEVEMAEPKLTELAVEGVGSRSVSYDGAIGRFTVSVLRDSLITAVSDGNKSVQAIADAVAENCTKTEPETADHTAPPTCISPNGLQTVSIRIREEFDWTDQGRVSLGFLYENRLSIAIRGTGFAGGLVDMVITSGGDQVRFDGLDFTVSRRAEFERLALLDAIDDAQATARAIAGHMGYEIVRIVRITPAGFDPYAAVERMQGDDAVVAESAAAPTPVFGGAEVVTSRVSMIFELRPKP; translated from the coding sequence ATGAGGGAAGCGATACGGGTTCCGGGCCTACCCCGGATGTTCAGGGTGATGCTGGTGGCGCTGATCGTGGCGGCAGTGGTCGGTGCCACCGTGCTCCTGCCGTCGGCGCGAGCCGGACAGGGGGAAGGGAACGGATCGACCATGCCCGGCGAGGTCGAGATGGCGGAGCCGAAACTGACGGAGCTGGCGGTGGAGGGCGTCGGCAGCCGTAGCGTCAGCTACGACGGCGCCATCGGCCGGTTCACGGTGAGCGTGCTGCGCGACTCGCTAATCACCGCGGTGTCGGACGGGAACAAGTCGGTCCAAGCCATCGCCGACGCGGTCGCCGAGAACTGCACGAAGACCGAGCCCGAGACGGCGGATCACACGGCGCCTCCGACCTGTATCTCCCCGAACGGCCTGCAGACGGTGAGCATCCGCATTCGGGAGGAGTTCGACTGGACCGACCAGGGCCGGGTCTCGCTCGGCTTCCTCTACGAGAACCGGCTGTCGATCGCCATCCGCGGCACCGGGTTCGCCGGCGGGCTGGTCGACATGGTGATCACCAGCGGGGGAGACCAGGTCCGCTTCGACGGGTTGGACTTCACCGTCTCGCGCCGTGCCGAGTTCGAGCGCCTTGCCCTGCTGGACGCCATCGACGACGCCCAGGCGACCGCCCGGGCCATCGCAGGGCACATGGGGTACGAGATCGTGCGGATCGTCAGGATCACCCCGGCCGGATTCGATCCCTATGCAGCCGTCGAGAGGATGCAAGGGGACGATGCGGTGGTTGCGGAGTCGGCGGCCGCGCCCACGCCCGTGTTCGGGGGCGCCGAGGTGGTCACGTCCCGGGTCTCGATGATCTTCGAGCTACGACCCAAGCCTTAG
- a CDS encoding aldehyde dehydrogenase family protein: MGKITYATMSADDPALHQAYEEGLAAATAQIGQTHPLLINGEKRYTAETYTESSPIDSDVVVGVYSQASDDDVDEAVAAARAFQPEWEATPWQDRVAIIRRAADIMDEETPLLAGFLSLEIGKNRLEALGDVSEAVAFANYYCDRLDEAGGMETAMGAYGVGDTNHSVLRPWGVWAIISPFNFPMALVASPTSAALLTGNTVVLKPSNTGALGSLLLADIFSRAGLPAGALHVVTGGDGAGDRLAHHDDVDGVTFTGSYDVGMYLYRTVAAGRPKPVVCEMGGKNPAVVTASADLDLAAEGVMRAAFGLSGQKCSANSRVYVERPAFQEFVNLLADKTGELRVGDPRNRDTFVGPVIDQEAVGRFRSAVEAVREAGGEIISGGEVVTDGDLERGNFVQPTVVTAPEETWIWEKELFVPFVAVTPVDSLDEGIDKANDTIFGLTAGVFAGTDGEVDRFFERIQAGVVYANRRAGSTTGAWPDIQPFGGWKGSGTSGAGSGGPWYMRSYVREQARTIIRE; encoded by the coding sequence ATGGGAAAGATCACCTATGCCACGATGTCGGCGGACGATCCGGCGCTCCATCAAGCCTACGAGGAGGGTCTCGCCGCCGCCACCGCGCAGATCGGGCAGACGCACCCCCTCCTGATCAACGGTGAGAAGCGTTACACCGCCGAGACCTACACGGAAAGTTCCCCGATCGACTCCGATGTGGTGGTGGGTGTCTATTCCCAGGCTTCCGACGACGATGTCGACGAGGCCGTGGCGGCGGCCCGCGCCTTCCAACCCGAGTGGGAGGCAACGCCCTGGCAGGACCGGGTGGCCATCATCCGCCGGGCGGCCGACATCATGGACGAGGAGACCCCCCTCCTGGCCGGCTTCCTGAGCCTGGAGATCGGCAAGAACCGGCTCGAGGCGCTCGGGGACGTCTCGGAGGCGGTGGCCTTCGCCAACTACTACTGCGACCGCCTGGACGAAGCCGGCGGGATGGAAACGGCCATGGGCGCCTACGGGGTGGGCGACACCAACCATTCGGTCCTGCGCCCCTGGGGGGTGTGGGCGATCATCTCCCCCTTCAACTTTCCGATGGCCCTGGTGGCCAGCCCCACATCGGCGGCGTTGCTCACCGGCAACACCGTGGTCCTCAAGCCCTCCAACACCGGCGCCCTGGGATCGCTGCTGCTGGCCGACATATTCTCCCGGGCCGGACTGCCCGCCGGTGCTCTGCACGTCGTGACCGGCGGCGACGGGGCCGGCGACCGGCTCGCCCATCACGACGACGTGGACGGGGTCACCTTCACCGGCTCCTACGACGTCGGCATGTACCTGTACCGGACGGTGGCGGCCGGTCGCCCCAAGCCGGTGGTGTGCGAGATGGGTGGGAAAAACCCGGCGGTGGTCACGGCCAGCGCCGATCTCGATCTGGCCGCCGAAGGGGTGATGAGGGCCGCCTTCGGCCTGTCGGGTCAGAAGTGCTCTGCCAACTCCCGGGTCTACGTGGAAAGGCCCGCCTTCCAGGAGTTCGTCAACCTGCTCGCCGACAAGACCGGCGAGCTCCGGGTCGGCGACCCGCGCAACCGCGACACCTTCGTTGGACCCGTCATCGACCAGGAGGCGGTGGGCCGCTTCCGGTCGGCGGTGGAGGCCGTTCGTGAAGCCGGGGGCGAGATCATCTCCGGGGGCGAGGTGGTCACGGACGGTGACCTGGAGCGGGGCAACTTCGTCCAGCCCACCGTGGTGACCGCGCCGGAGGAGACCTGGATCTGGGAGAAGGAGCTGTTCGTGCCCTTCGTGGCCGTGACTCCGGTGGACTCCCTGGACGAGGGGATCGACAAGGCCAACGACACCATCTTCGGGCTCACCGCCGGGGTCTTCGCCGGCACCGACGGGGAGGTCGACCGGTTCTTCGAGCGCATCCAGGCCGGCGTGGTCTACGCCAACCGCCGGGCCGGGTCCACCACCGGGGCGTGGCCCGACATCCAGCCCTTCGGCGGCTGGAAGGGTTCCGGCACCTCGGGAGCGGGCAGCGGCGGCCCCTGGTACATGCGCTCCTACGTGCGGGAACAGGCCCGGACCATCATCCGGGAGTAG
- a CDS encoding proline racemase family protein → MTFARRVRVVDSHTAGEPTRVVVGGFPELAGGTLAEKEADLLANHADLMRLLVGEPRGHAPWHAVLPLAPLHAGADLSVLIVSALGSLTMCGHALIGTVTTLLETDRMPAREPMTAVVVETLSGLVRAEARVDGGKVHSVTFRGVPSWVAVTGLAVEVGGRIFEVDIGFGGIWFALVRVEQTGMPIAVESVPGLVALSHRIRLELNRTLRERSGRPPGMPGRVDQLLYVGPPTSAGAHGQNLATSTGLGFDRSPCGTGCCARMAWHFERGEMAVGDTFVHESVLNTMFTGTIQAETEVAGRRAIVPTITGSAYLTGFNELVLDREDPLGAGLFLPAAGG, encoded by the coding sequence ATGACGTTCGCCCGCCGCGTTCGTGTCGTCGACTCCCACACGGCCGGGGAGCCCACCAGGGTGGTGGTCGGAGGCTTCCCGGAACTGGCCGGCGGCACCCTGGCGGAGAAGGAGGCGGACCTTCTCGCTAACCACGCCGACCTGATGAGGTTGCTGGTCGGGGAGCCGCGGGGCCATGCGCCGTGGCATGCCGTCCTGCCTCTAGCGCCGCTCCACGCCGGCGCGGATCTCTCCGTCCTGATCGTCTCCGCCCTCGGATCGCTCACCATGTGCGGGCACGCCCTGATCGGTACGGTCACCACCCTCCTTGAGACGGATCGGATGCCGGCCCGAGAGCCGATGACCGCGGTGGTGGTGGAGACCCTAAGCGGCCTGGTCAGAGCCGAGGCGCGGGTGGACGGGGGCAAGGTCCACTCCGTGACCTTCCGGGGAGTGCCGTCCTGGGTAGCGGTCACCGGGCTGGCGGTGGAGGTCGGCGGGCGGATCTTCGAAGTGGACATCGGGTTCGGCGGGATCTGGTTCGCCCTGGTACGGGTGGAGCAGACCGGCATGCCGATCGCGGTGGAATCCGTGCCCGGTCTCGTGGCGCTCAGCCATCGGATCCGGCTGGAACTCAACCGGACGCTCCGCGAACGATCCGGCCGGCCGCCCGGAATGCCCGGGAGGGTCGATCAACTGCTCTACGTCGGGCCGCCCACGAGCGCCGGGGCGCACGGGCAGAACCTGGCCACCTCGACGGGCCTCGGCTTCGATCGCTCCCCCTGCGGGACCGGGTGCTGCGCCCGCATGGCCTGGCACTTCGAGAGGGGAGAGATGGCGGTCGGGGACACCTTCGTCCACGAGAGCGTGCTCAACACTATGTTCACCGGGACGATCCAGGCCGAGACGGAGGTCGCCGGACGCCGGGCGATCGTCCCCACCATCACCGGTTCCGCCTACCTGACCGGCTTCAACGAGCTGGTCCTGGACCGCGAAGATCCCCTAGGCGCCGGCCTCTTCCTCCCCGCCGCCGGCGGCTGA
- a CDS encoding FAD-binding oxidoreductase produces the protein MAELPSSAAVVIIGGGIMGASAAYHLAAAGVKVAVLERDTIGSGSTGRSAGGFRAQFSDELNIRMAVENIRRLERFETEFGTGIDLKQHGYLFLLRRSEVDAFQRAVALQRSLGVPSELITAEAALDMVPGIRIHDVAAATFCPWDGTCTPESVALGYAQAASRHGAAIVQGCEVTEINVSNGQVRGVTTTNGFVSTPEVVLAAGVWSPRLAAPLGVRMPVRAVKRHIWLTRGSDPFPRRLPLVIDFATGFYFHREAEGLAMGGRAQTIEDLAPVVINRAPAVAEMEVTHTWWGYYAVTPDNNAIIGTAPRLDRLHYATGFSGHGFQQGPVVGEHLAELVLGSEPTFDLSPFDMARFETGRILPETAVI, from the coding sequence ATGGCAGAACTCCCTTCCTCCGCCGCCGTAGTGATCATCGGCGGCGGCATCATGGGTGCGTCCGCCGCCTACCACCTGGCCGCCGCAGGGGTGAAGGTGGCGGTGCTGGAGCGGGACACCATCGGCTCCGGCTCCACCGGCAGATCGGCCGGTGGCTTCCGGGCCCAGTTCTCGGACGAGCTGAACATCCGGATGGCCGTCGAGAACATCCGTCGGTTGGAGAGGTTCGAGACGGAGTTCGGGACCGGCATCGACCTCAAGCAGCACGGCTACCTGTTCCTACTGCGCCGATCCGAGGTGGACGCCTTCCAGCGTGCGGTAGCCCTGCAGAGGTCGCTCGGCGTGCCGTCCGAACTGATAACCGCCGAGGCTGCGCTCGACATGGTGCCGGGAATCCGCATCCACGACGTGGCGGCAGCCACCTTCTGCCCATGGGACGGCACGTGCACGCCCGAGTCGGTGGCGCTCGGCTACGCACAGGCCGCCTCCCGCCACGGCGCCGCCATCGTCCAGGGTTGTGAGGTGACGGAAATCAACGTGTCGAACGGACAGGTACGGGGCGTGACCACCACGAACGGGTTCGTCTCGACCCCCGAAGTAGTGCTGGCCGCAGGAGTGTGGAGCCCCCGGCTGGCGGCCCCTTTAGGCGTCCGCATGCCGGTGCGGGCGGTGAAGCGCCACATCTGGCTGACCAGGGGCTCGGACCCCTTCCCGCGCCGGTTGCCGCTGGTGATCGACTTCGCCACCGGCTTCTACTTCCACAGGGAGGCGGAGGGGCTGGCCATGGGCGGGCGGGCGCAGACGATCGAGGACCTGGCGCCGGTCGTCATCAACCGGGCGCCGGCCGTGGCCGAGATGGAGGTGACCCACACCTGGTGGGGCTATTACGCCGTGACCCCCGACAACAACGCCATCATCGGCACCGCTCCGCGACTAGATCGGCTGCATTACGCCACCGGGTTCAGCGGCCACGGATTCCAGCAGGGACCGGTGGTGGGAGAGCACCTTGCCGAGCTGGTCCTCGGTTCGGAACCGACCTTCGACCTGTCCCCCTTCGACATGGCCCGCTTCGAGACCGGGCGCATCCTTCCGGAGACCGCGGTCATCTGA
- the betC gene encoding choline-sulfatase, which translates to MAGSSAKPNILLVMADQLAPQFTGAYEHPVVRTPAMDALVERGVRFDTAYCPYPLCAPSRYSMLTGQPATAIGAWDNGSELPASIPTLAHYLRLAGYRTTLSGKMHFVGPDQLHGFHERLTTDVYPADFAWTANWDEAAGRMGKWWHNMTSLSEAGQALATYQIDYDEEVGSAAVRHLYDLARDTDERPFFLVASFIHPHDPYVARPEWWNLYDHDEIDLPDVPPVASLDPHTVRIRHGIEIDTVGYTEDQCRNARRAYYANTSYVDWWLGTLVRVLEETGQLDNTVVIFTSDHGDMLGDRGVWFKMSFFERSARVPLIMAGPDITNSTVPNACSLLDMLPTLSDMVTGAGPWPEPARPPAGRSLWESATGGRDPVDETTSEYTGVMTSHPMFMIRRGRYKYIHCDTDPAQLYDVEADPLERNNLAEDPDHADLASGFAAEVAERWDSDAIREQVLASQRARRVVHAAMEVGDLHSWDFSPSTDATHQYIRNHMDWAGAGPRTRYPPVG; encoded by the coding sequence ATGGCCGGCTCCTCGGCCAAGCCCAACATCCTGCTGGTGATGGCCGACCAGCTGGCGCCGCAGTTCACCGGCGCCTACGAGCATCCGGTGGTCCGCACCCCGGCGATGGACGCCCTGGTGGAGCGGGGGGTCCGCTTCGACACCGCCTACTGCCCCTACCCGCTGTGCGCCCCGTCCAGGTACTCGATGCTGACGGGCCAGCCGGCCACGGCGATCGGCGCGTGGGACAACGGCTCGGAATTGCCGGCGTCGATCCCGACCCTCGCCCACTACCTGAGGCTGGCGGGCTACCGCACCACTCTGTCGGGGAAGATGCACTTCGTGGGGCCCGACCAGCTCCACGGCTTCCACGAACGGCTCACCACCGACGTGTACCCGGCCGACTTCGCCTGGACCGCCAACTGGGACGAGGCCGCCGGCCGGATGGGCAAGTGGTGGCACAACATGACCAGCCTGTCGGAGGCAGGCCAGGCGCTGGCCACCTACCAGATCGACTACGACGAGGAGGTCGGCTCGGCAGCCGTCCGCCATCTCTACGACCTGGCGCGCGACACAGACGAGCGGCCCTTCTTCCTGGTCGCCTCGTTCATCCACCCCCACGATCCCTACGTGGCCCGACCCGAATGGTGGAACCTGTACGACCACGACGAGATCGACCTGCCCGATGTGCCACCGGTCGCGTCGCTGGACCCGCACACGGTCCGCATCCGCCACGGCATCGAGATCGATACGGTCGGCTACACGGAGGACCAGTGCCGGAACGCCCGCCGCGCCTACTACGCCAACACGAGCTACGTCGACTGGTGGCTGGGCACGCTCGTGCGCGTCCTGGAGGAGACGGGACAACTCGACAACACGGTCGTCATCTTCACCAGCGACCACGGCGACATGCTGGGGGACCGAGGGGTGTGGTTCAAGATGTCGTTCTTCGAGCGCTCGGCGCGAGTACCGCTCATCATGGCCGGACCCGACATCACCAACAGCACGGTCCCCAACGCCTGCTCCCTCCTGGACATGCTGCCCACCCTGTCTGACATGGTCACCGGCGCCGGGCCCTGGCCCGAGCCGGCCCGGCCTCCCGCCGGCCGCAGCCTCTGGGAGAGCGCCACCGGAGGCCGCGACCCCGTGGACGAGACCACCTCCGAGTACACGGGGGTCATGACCTCCCACCCGATGTTCATGATCCGCCGCGGGCGGTACAAGTACATCCACTGCGACACCGACCCGGCCCAGCTGTACGACGTGGAGGCGGACCCGCTGGAGCGGAACAACCTGGCGGAGGATCCCGACCATGCCGACCTCGCCTCGGGCTTCGCCGCCGAGGTGGCCGAGCGATGGGACAGCGACGCCATCCGGGAGCAGGTGCTCGCCTCGCAGCGAGCGCGCCGGGTCGTCCACGCCGCCATGGAGGTAGGCGATCTCCACTCGTGGGACTTCTCGCCTTCGACCGACGCCACCCACCAGTACATCCGCAACCACATGGACTGGGCCGGCGCCGGCCCCCGCACCCGCTACCCGCCGGTCGGCTGA
- the betC gene encoding choline-sulfatase, with translation MRPNILLVMADQLAPHFTGAYEHPLVRTPAMDSLVERGARFDAAYCPSPLCAPSRFAMMTGQPVSAIGAWDNGAELPASVPTLAHYLRLSGYRTTLSGKMHFVGPDQLHGFERRLTTDIYPADFAWTPEWESSDDRIDKWFHGMDSLAEAGRASATYQIDYDEEVGFAAVRHLYDMARDADERPFFLVASFIHPHDPYVARPEWWDLYDHDHIDLPDVPPHDSLDSHTRRIRRGVQAESVGYDEAGCRNARHAYYANTSYFDSWVGALLQALTETGQVDDTVVIVTSDHGDMLGDRGTWFKMSFFERSARVPLIVAGPDIVQGAVPNACSLLDLLPTLLDVSGGGRPWPELAGAPAGRSLWESAAGGRDLVDETTCEYMAEMTTHPMFMIRRGRHKYIHCDTDPPLLYDMEADPLERNNLAEDPDHADLASGFAIEVTERWNSDSIRERVLDSQRTRQLVHAAMATGDPVSWDYAPARDAANEYVRNHMDWNVVGPRYHLPALG, from the coding sequence ATGCGCCCCAACATCCTTCTGGTGATGGCCGACCAGCTGGCGCCGCACTTCACCGGCGCCTACGAGCATCCGCTGGTCCGTACCCCGGCCATGGACAGCCTGGTGGAGCGGGGGGCTCGCTTCGACGCCGCCTACTGCCCGTCGCCGCTGTGCGCCCCTTCCCGGTTCGCGATGATGACAGGACAACCCGTGTCGGCCATCGGCGCCTGGGACAACGGCGCCGAGCTGCCGGCGTCGGTACCGACCCTCGCCCACTACCTCCGGCTGTCCGGCTACCGCACCACGCTGTCGGGGAAGATGCACTTCGTCGGCCCGGACCAGCTGCACGGGTTCGAGCGCCGCCTGACCACCGACATCTACCCGGCGGACTTCGCCTGGACACCCGAATGGGAGTCGTCAGACGACCGGATCGACAAGTGGTTCCACGGGATGGACAGCCTGGCAGAGGCCGGCCGGGCATCGGCGACCTACCAGATCGACTACGACGAGGAGGTGGGCTTCGCCGCCGTCCGGCACCTCTACGACATGGCCCGCGACGCCGACGAGCGGCCCTTCTTCCTGGTCGCCTCCTTCATCCATCCCCACGATCCCTACGTGGCCCGTCCCGAGTGGTGGGACCTCTACGACCACGACCACATCGACCTGCCCGACGTTCCACCCCACGACTCTCTCGACTCGCACACCCGGCGCATCCGCCGGGGCGTCCAGGCCGAGAGCGTCGGCTACGACGAGGCCGGATGCCGCAACGCCCGCCATGCCTACTACGCCAACACGAGCTACTTCGACTCGTGGGTGGGCGCCCTCCTCCAAGCCCTCACCGAGACGGGACAGGTCGACGACACGGTGGTCATCGTGACCAGCGACCACGGCGACATGCTGGGCGACCGCGGCACATGGTTCAAGATGTCGTTCTTCGAGCGCTCGGCGCGGGTTCCGCTCATCGTGGCGGGCCCCGACATCGTCCAGGGCGCCGTCCCCAACGCCTGCTCGTTGCTGGATCTGTTACCCACGTTGCTGGATGTGTCCGGTGGCGGCCGACCGTGGCCTGAGCTGGCCGGAGCACCGGCCGGCCGCAGCCTCTGGGAGAGCGCCGCCGGAGGGCGGGATCTGGTCGACGAGACCACCTGCGAGTACATGGCCGAGATGACTACGCACCCGATGTTCATGATCCGCCGCGGACGCCACAAGTACATCCACTGCGACACCGACCCACCCCTGCTGTACGACATGGAGGCCGACCCGCTCGAGCGGAACAACCTGGCGGAGGATCCCGACCATGCCGACCTCGCCTCGGGCTTCGCCATCGAGGTGACCGAGCGATGGAACAGCGACTCCATCCGGGAGCGGGTGCTGGACTCCCAGCGCACCCGGCAGCTGGTGCACGCCGCCATGGCGACCGGCGACCCGGTCTCCTGGGACTACGCGCCGGCCAGAGACGCCGCCAACGAGTACGTCCGCAACCACATGGACTGGAACGTGGTGGGCCCCCGCTACCACCTCCCGGCGCTCGGCTGA